One genomic window of Methanosarcina acetivorans C2A includes the following:
- a CDS encoding helix-turn-helix transcriptional regulator, whose product MKQSLVNLIFYSDRRKDLLLLLKEEPRDIDTIKKLLNVDASSIQPHIKKMKDAYLIIEEKKVYMLSEIGKVIVENMEPFLNSIEVFEVNGEYWKNRDLTPIPEYLLERIDELGKCELLEPDVEHMLETPKVFVDNIQSSKEIFTLVSYFHPESPFLYADLVENGAKLTLCMTKNVIERLVSSYPEEAERLFKSENSKIFTCQKPSPIPIIVVTDKFLSLKLFENDGKLRDQLLISTEEKALGWGKELFWYCMRVAEPTEEKPEI is encoded by the coding sequence ATGAAACAGTCACTGGTCAATCTCATCTTCTATTCTGACAGGAGAAAAGATCTTTTACTTCTTCTGAAAGAAGAGCCAAGAGATATTGATACAATCAAGAAATTGCTTAACGTAGATGCCAGCTCTATCCAGCCACATATTAAGAAAATGAAAGATGCCTACCTGATAATTGAAGAAAAGAAAGTTTACATGTTATCCGAAATCGGAAAAGTAATAGTTGAAAATATGGAGCCTTTCCTGAATTCGATAGAGGTCTTTGAAGTTAATGGCGAATACTGGAAAAACCGGGATTTAACTCCTATTCCCGAGTACCTTCTGGAGAGAATTGACGAACTCGGGAAATGCGAACTGCTTGAGCCCGACGTAGAACACATGCTTGAAACTCCAAAGGTTTTCGTGGATAATATCCAGAGTTCAAAAGAGATCTTTACCCTTGTATCTTATTTCCATCCGGAATCACCTTTCCTCTACGCAGACCTTGTGGAAAATGGGGCCAAACTCACACTTTGCATGACGAAAAATGTTATAGAGCGTCTGGTTTCCAGTTATCCTGAAGAAGCGGAGAGACTTTTCAAAAGCGAAAATTCAAAAATATTCACCTGCCAGAAACCCTCACCCATTCCAATAATCGTTGTAACGGACAAGTTCCTTTCACTAAAACTCTTCGAAAATGACGGGAAGTTGAGAGACCAGCTACTCATATCCACCGAAGAAAAGGCTTTAGGCTGGGGAAAGGAGCTTTTCTGGTACTGCATGCGGGTGGCTGAACCAACGGAAGAAAAGCCGGAAATTTGA
- a CDS encoding DUF429 domain-containing protein, with the protein MGKKVFVGVDGCRAGWFVVFFGGGNESDCSWKVEIFPEFSCLVDFLKNNYEQVDPLILIDIPIGLKTGGSGERLSDLGARSILKARKSSIFPVPCREAIYAKTYKEACEVNERLTGKRISKQAWNIVPKIRDVDGFLVENENFREKVREVGPEICFQAFAGFPMKYPKKKDEGFLERKEVLDNVCPFAEEIVEYALSKYRRKDLSKDDILDALAAALTAQMGGICGFTYVPNEPEIDSKGLKIQMVYCECEKVRSREKQSEL; encoded by the coding sequence ATGGGAAAAAAGGTCTTTGTCGGGGTTGACGGTTGTAGAGCAGGCTGGTTTGTAGTGTTCTTTGGAGGAGGAAATGAGTCCGACTGTAGCTGGAAGGTTGAAATTTTCCCTGAGTTCTCATGCCTTGTTGATTTTTTGAAAAATAACTATGAGCAGGTTGACCCCCTCATTCTTATCGATATTCCTATAGGCCTGAAAACAGGAGGGAGTGGAGAGCGGCTTTCGGACCTTGGAGCCCGGAGTATTCTGAAAGCTCGGAAGTCCAGCATTTTTCCGGTGCCGTGCAGGGAAGCAATTTATGCGAAAACCTATAAGGAAGCCTGTGAGGTTAACGAAAGGCTCACGGGAAAACGCATCTCAAAACAGGCCTGGAACATAGTGCCCAAAATCCGGGATGTGGACGGTTTTCTGGTCGAAAACGAAAATTTCAGGGAAAAGGTCAGGGAAGTCGGACCTGAAATCTGTTTTCAGGCTTTTGCAGGCTTTCCCATGAAATACCCGAAAAAGAAAGATGAAGGTTTTCTTGAAAGAAAGGAAGTTCTGGATAATGTCTGCCCTTTTGCCGAAGAAATCGTCGAATATGCCCTTTCGAAGTACAGGCGAAAGGACCTTTCAAAAGACGATATTCTGGATGCTCTTGCAGCCGCGCTCACCGCACAAATGGGGGGCATCTGTGGGTTTACTTATGTGCCCAATGAGCCTGAAATCGATAGCAAAGGACTGAAAATCCAGATGGTTTACTGCGAGTGCGAAAAAGTTCGAAGTCGTGAAAAGCAGAGTGAACTTTGA
- a CDS encoding restriction endonuclease gives MKFWLLKAAGTLEDEEIILENSVITIGGAEFPDLSVIEDEKQIKKLILEKYPGMKGELSETWAGEIYSFIAKIKKGDLVAVPFKTRNEVMIGKVTGNYEYRQLSDFISHTRLVRWLKTIPKGDFEEEYDVDLNAPEAISLISTEPEKLSGLVETKSLETLTRELSFALEDLDLMKEKMLELVNRLAETEEIPEVRKIAAEMEKILKEK, from the coding sequence ATGAAGTTCTGGTTGCTCAAAGCCGCAGGCACTCTGGAAGATGAAGAGATAATCCTTGAGAACAGCGTGATTACCATAGGAGGGGCGGAATTTCCGGATTTATCCGTTATTGAAGACGAAAAGCAGATAAAGAAGCTCATACTTGAGAAATATCCCGGCATGAAGGGAGAACTTTCCGAAACCTGGGCAGGGGAAATCTATTCCTTTATCGCAAAAATAAAGAAAGGAGATCTTGTGGCAGTCCCTTTCAAGACCAGAAATGAGGTGATGATCGGAAAGGTTACCGGAAACTATGAGTACAGGCAGCTCAGCGACTTTATAAGCCACACCCGGCTGGTCAGGTGGCTTAAAACCATTCCAAAAGGGGACTTTGAAGAAGAATACGACGTTGACCTCAACGCCCCCGAGGCTATCTCCTTAATAAGCACCGAACCTGAAAAGCTTTCTGGCTTAGTCGAAACAAAAAGCCTGGAAACCCTCACCAGAGAACTTTCCTTTGCCCTTGAAGACCTGGACTTGATGAAGGAGAAGATGCTCGAACTTGTGAACAGGCTGGCTGAAACCGAAGAAATACCTGAAGTGCGAAAAATAGCGGCAGAAATGGAAAAGATACTGAAAGAAAAATGA
- the pheT gene encoding phenylalanine--tRNA ligase subunit beta: MPVITLHYEDLEKLTGTDKETIIKRVPMIGADIERVEDEYVDIEFFPDRPDLYSVEGAARAMRGFLDLETGLPEYAIKPYEVSISVSENILKIRPFLGCAVVRGVKFTSSSIKSLMDLQEDLHWGLGRNRKKVSIGVHDLKNVQPPFRYMAVDPSFEFVPLDYTEKMSMTDILEKHPKGTRFAHLVKDFEKYPIILDANDNVLSFPPIINGTLTTVTEQTTDLFIDVTGLGEAVYIALNIVVTALAERGGQIEFVRVIRPGGEELVLPDLEPKERLLTTGEVKALMGMDLTVEEIVKQLERMRFGAAALDKEAVEVKVPAYRADILHNYDLVEDIAKGYGYENIKVKVPETYTPGKSHPISLMRASVNEIMVGLGYYEVMPFTLTSEKINFENMCRPKTDDVTYVLHPISEDQTMIRTTVLPNLLEILSLNQHRELPQKIFEFGEVVSNETTGQHVAAVSIHPQANFTEVYEVVDALMREMMLPYEVKESEDPAFLEGRRADVYVNGKKLGVFGEFHPEVISNFALGYAVVGFELDLNDLIGKKI, translated from the coding sequence ATGCCAGTAATCACCTTGCATTATGAAGACCTTGAGAAACTCACGGGAACAGATAAGGAAACCATCATAAAAAGGGTGCCCATGATTGGGGCCGATATCGAAAGAGTTGAAGACGAGTATGTCGATATCGAGTTCTTCCCTGACAGGCCTGACCTTTACAGTGTGGAAGGGGCAGCCAGGGCAATGAGGGGTTTTCTGGACCTTGAGACGGGGCTTCCCGAATATGCGATAAAGCCTTACGAGGTATCCATATCTGTCAGTGAGAATATCCTGAAGATCAGGCCCTTCCTCGGGTGTGCGGTTGTAAGGGGAGTAAAGTTTACGTCCTCTTCCATCAAGTCCCTCATGGACCTGCAGGAAGACCTGCACTGGGGCCTTGGGAGAAACAGGAAAAAAGTTTCTATCGGCGTCCATGACCTTAAAAATGTGCAGCCTCCCTTCAGGTACATGGCAGTTGACCCCAGCTTTGAATTCGTGCCCCTTGACTACACTGAAAAAATGAGTATGACCGATATTCTGGAAAAGCACCCCAAAGGCACAAGGTTTGCCCATCTCGTAAAGGACTTTGAAAAATACCCGATCATCCTGGATGCAAATGACAACGTGCTGTCCTTCCCACCCATCATCAACGGGACACTTACCACTGTTACCGAACAGACAACCGACCTCTTCATTGATGTCACAGGTCTCGGGGAAGCTGTGTACATTGCCCTGAACATCGTGGTCACAGCCCTTGCCGAAAGAGGTGGTCAGATTGAGTTTGTAAGGGTAATCCGTCCGGGAGGCGAAGAACTTGTCCTGCCTGACCTTGAGCCCAAAGAAAGGCTGCTTACAACAGGCGAGGTAAAAGCCCTGATGGGCATGGACCTCACGGTTGAAGAGATCGTAAAACAGCTTGAAAGGATGCGCTTTGGAGCAGCTGCCCTTGATAAGGAAGCCGTTGAAGTAAAGGTGCCCGCTTACAGGGCAGACATCCTTCATAACTATGACCTTGTAGAGGACATTGCCAAAGGTTACGGCTATGAGAATATCAAGGTAAAGGTTCCTGAGACCTATACCCCGGGCAAATCTCATCCGATTTCTCTCATGAGGGCCTCGGTAAACGAAATTATGGTCGGGCTCGGCTACTATGAGGTTATGCCTTTTACGCTTACCAGCGAAAAGATCAACTTTGAAAACATGTGCAGGCCAAAGACTGATGATGTTACCTACGTGCTTCATCCGATCAGCGAAGACCAGACAATGATCCGGACAACCGTGCTCCCGAATCTGCTTGAAATTCTTTCCTTAAACCAGCACAGGGAACTTCCGCAGAAGATCTTCGAGTTCGGAGAAGTCGTAAGCAACGAGACAACCGGTCAGCACGTAGCTGCGGTCTCAATCCACCCGCAGGCAAACTTCACCGAGGTATACGAGGTAGTGGACGCCCTGATGAGGGAGATGATGCTTCCCTATGAGGTAAAAGAGTCCGAAGACCCGGCTTTCCTTGAAGGCAGGCGGGCAGATGTTTATGTCAATGGCAAAAAGCTCGGAGTTTTTGGAGAATTCCACCCCGAAGTAATAAGCAACTTCGCACTCGGATATGCCGTTGTAGGGTTTGAACTTGACCTTAACGACCTTATAGGCAAAAAGATTTAA
- a CDS encoding PAS domain-containing sensor histidine kinase, with the protein MDDVSLEVMSSFTLLIIIFYFWSIGRKSANISRKGWFLIIAGFFLLFAGHLADLYESLRLVGENPVSPLHNIFLKAFLGGPVSYVLIAAGLLKWVSTVASVEKLKAEVEKRKEMQEKLSRERSMLSGLLNSIPDAVFFKDPEGTYLGCNPVFCEFVKRPTEGVVGKKNPDFYSKEVASFLNAEDKEIFETGKAIIRERWATRPDGRKVLLQTVKAPLYDETGNFIGLVGVSRDITERQRAEDALLKVRIAEDASQAKSEFIATVSHELKTPLNSIIGFSDLLLEDSSGKLSERQARYINNISISGKHLLQFIDDILDLSKIEAGKTFLEPENFEFTKIFKDIEKVFRPRVSGKKLSLNFEVDSGIKSFYADKMMFKQILYNLISNAVKFTPEEGSITVSAAKIGNMVRICVKDTGIGISREDMDSFFQPFKQPDSFFKRRYERTGLGLFLVKRFVEMHGGNIQAESVPGEGSSFIIELPLKTGNEGIMGVISGNEDKGQFISAVSSL; encoded by the coding sequence ATGGATGATGTGAGTCTGGAAGTTATGAGTTCCTTTACCTTGCTAATAATCATATTCTATTTTTGGAGTATTGGTCGAAAAAGTGCAAATATTTCCCGGAAAGGCTGGTTCCTTATTATCGCCGGATTTTTCCTTTTATTTGCAGGGCATCTTGCGGATCTGTATGAAAGTTTACGGCTGGTTGGAGAAAACCCTGTGAGCCCTTTGCATAATATTTTCTTAAAAGCCTTTCTTGGAGGCCCGGTCAGTTACGTGTTGATTGCTGCAGGGCTACTGAAATGGGTAAGCACAGTGGCAAGCGTTGAAAAATTAAAGGCTGAAGTGGAAAAGAGGAAAGAGATGCAGGAGAAACTCAGTAGGGAGAGGTCAATGCTCTCCGGACTATTGAACTCAATTCCTGATGCCGTCTTTTTTAAAGATCCCGAAGGGACTTACCTGGGGTGTAATCCTGTCTTCTGTGAATTTGTGAAAAGGCCGACAGAGGGCGTTGTGGGGAAGAAGAACCCGGATTTTTATTCTAAAGAAGTAGCCAGCTTTCTCAATGCCGAGGATAAGGAGATATTTGAAACCGGGAAAGCGATTATCCGGGAGAGGTGGGCAACTCGCCCTGACGGGAGGAAAGTCCTGCTGCAGACTGTAAAAGCTCCCCTTTACGACGAAACGGGGAACTTTATAGGGCTTGTGGGAGTGAGCCGGGACATCACTGAAAGGCAGAGAGCCGAAGACGCCCTTCTGAAAGTCCGGATTGCCGAAGATGCCAGCCAGGCTAAAAGCGAGTTTATTGCCACCGTAAGTCATGAGTTGAAGACACCCCTTAATTCAATTATCGGGTTTTCGGATCTGCTTCTTGAAGATAGCTCCGGAAAACTTAGCGAGCGCCAGGCCAGATACATTAATAATATTTCAATCAGCGGCAAACACCTGCTCCAGTTCATAGATGACATCCTTGACCTTTCAAAAATAGAAGCTGGAAAGACTTTTCTGGAACCTGAGAATTTCGAGTTTACAAAGATCTTTAAAGATATCGAAAAAGTATTCCGTCCGCGGGTATCCGGGAAAAAATTGTCCCTTAATTTTGAGGTCGACTCCGGGATAAAAAGCTTCTATGCTGACAAAATGATGTTCAAGCAAATCCTTTACAACCTTATAAGCAATGCTGTAAAGTTCACTCCGGAAGAGGGGTCCATAACAGTCTCGGCAGCAAAAATTGGAAATATGGTTCGAATTTGCGTAAAAGATACCGGAATAGGAATTTCCCGGGAAGACATGGACTCTTTTTTCCAGCCTTTCAAACAACCTGACTCTTTCTTCAAGCGCAGGTACGAAAGGACAGGACTCGGACTCTTCCTTGTTAAAAGGTTTGTTGAAATGCACGGCGGAAACATCCAGGCGGAGAGTGTGCCTGGGGAAGGTTCTTCTTTCATTATTGAACTTCCCCTTAAAACCGGCAACGAAGGAATAATGGGTGTGATAAGTGGAAATGAAGATAAAGGGCAGTTTATCTCGGCCGTGAGCTCTCTCTAA
- a CDS encoding acetolactate synthase large subunit, protein MDPHGCLHEAVSAHRDTSSADKSQEVKEKIVAEDTTLTTAQLMVQCLENEGVEYIFGLPGEENIRFVDALGDSTIRFIVVRHEQGASFMADIYGRVTGKAGVCISTLGPGAINLLLGTADAFTDSTPLVAISAQVSLNRIYKETHQVVDLLNMFKPVTKWAEMIIGSAAIPEMMREAFEKAQTSRPGAVYLCVPEDVESISGLTGLRPLARSDEADSMPGSAQITRAAQVLQEATKPIILAGHGAVRDYAGDALVRFSERLRIPVATTFMGKGIFPDDHPNSLGTIGFMQHDYVNFGFDEADVIVCVGYDLQEFDPVRINPNADKKILHLHRYPAEIDAHYPVTVSVEGNLSAALDGLAAIITPKEGLDAEDRKIRNLLREELEYGARADAYPVKPQRLVSDIRAAMGDSDIALVDTGALKMWMARLYPTYQPNTCVISNGLATMAFAVPGAIGAKLAYPDRKVLAVTGDGSFLMNSQELETAIRERIPFVVLVWVDDAYGLIKWKMDLELGRHSFVDFGNPDLVKYAESFGARGYRIEVAADLLPTLKKALAEDVVSVVVCPVDYSENIRLTDKLGQLTQPI, encoded by the coding sequence ATGGATCCTCACGGATGTCTGCACGAAGCTGTGTCGGCCCACAGGGACACCAGCTCGGCAGACAAGAGCCAGGAAGTAAAGGAGAAGATTGTGGCAGAGGACACCACTCTCACTACAGCTCAGCTCATGGTCCAGTGCCTCGAGAATGAGGGTGTCGAGTACATTTTCGGGCTTCCAGGTGAAGAGAACATCAGGTTCGTCGATGCTCTAGGAGATTCAACTATCCGCTTCATTGTGGTGCGCCATGAACAGGGTGCTTCATTCATGGCTGACATTTATGGTCGAGTCACGGGCAAGGCGGGTGTCTGTATATCCACGCTGGGACCGGGTGCTATTAATCTGCTTCTGGGAACAGCCGACGCCTTCACCGACAGCACCCCTCTGGTGGCGATCAGCGCCCAGGTCAGCCTCAACCGCATCTACAAGGAGACTCATCAGGTTGTCGATCTGCTGAACATGTTCAAGCCGGTTACAAAATGGGCCGAGATGATTATCGGTTCCGCTGCCATACCCGAAATGATGCGGGAAGCGTTTGAGAAAGCCCAAACTTCGCGGCCGGGTGCCGTCTATCTTTGCGTTCCTGAGGACGTAGAGTCAATCTCGGGCCTCACCGGCTTGCGCCCGCTTGCCCGGTCCGATGAAGCGGACAGTATGCCAGGGTCCGCACAGATTACACGCGCAGCTCAAGTCCTGCAAGAGGCGACAAAACCGATTATCCTCGCAGGCCATGGCGCAGTGCGAGACTACGCCGGGGACGCTCTTGTCCGGTTCTCCGAACGCCTTCGGATCCCGGTTGCAACCACGTTCATGGGCAAGGGTATCTTCCCTGATGACCATCCCAACTCCCTGGGCACCATAGGGTTCATGCAGCATGACTACGTGAACTTCGGATTCGATGAGGCGGATGTGATCGTCTGCGTCGGCTATGATCTCCAGGAGTTCGATCCCGTACGCATAAACCCCAATGCCGACAAGAAGATCCTGCACCTGCATCGATACCCGGCCGAGATCGATGCTCACTATCCCGTCACCGTCAGTGTTGAGGGGAACCTCTCGGCTGCGCTTGACGGGCTAGCCGCAATAATAACTCCGAAAGAGGGATTGGATGCCGAGGACAGAAAAATCCGTAACCTGCTCAGGGAAGAGCTCGAGTATGGGGCACGTGCCGATGCATATCCAGTCAAACCGCAGCGGCTGGTCTCCGACATCCGCGCGGCCATGGGGGATTCGGATATCGCGCTGGTTGATACCGGTGCCCTGAAAATGTGGATGGCCCGCCTCTACCCGACGTATCAGCCGAATACCTGTGTGATCTCGAACGGTTTAGCGACGATGGCGTTTGCTGTGCCCGGGGCGATCGGCGCGAAACTCGCTTATCCTGACCGGAAGGTGCTCGCCGTAACGGGAGATGGCAGCTTCCTGATGAATTCCCAGGAACTGGAGACTGCGATACGGGAACGTATCCCGTTCGTTGTACTCGTCTGGGTCGATGACGCCTACGGCCTGATCAAGTGGAAGATGGACTTGGAACTGGGGCGCCATTCCTTTGTCGATTTCGGCAACCCGGACCTTGTCAAGTACGCCGAAAGCTTCGGGGCCAGGGGCTACCGCATTGAGGTGGCTGCCGACCTCTTGCCAACGCTCAAGAAGGCTCTTGCCGAAGATGTGGTCTCAGTGGTCGTCTGTCCGGTCGACTATTCAGAGAATATCAGGCTCACCGATAAGCTGGGACAGCTGACGCAGCCTATCTGA
- the rnhB gene encoding ribonuclease HII — translation MMIAGIDEAGKGPVIGPMCIGGVKIEESRAHILKVLGVADSKKLTPKKREQLASQIKKHADGFFILEITPAQIDELRKIMSMNEIMVICFAKVLEQLKPDIVYADAADVKAERFAENLRRQYAKTNPAHAKKIEIISMHQADAIYPVVSAASIIAKVRRDELIEEIKKEWSVDFGSGYPSDPKTKAFLLKWGKEHDGKFPEIVRQSWQTVENIREELEKAGKK, via the coding sequence ATGATGATCGCAGGAATTGATGAAGCCGGAAAAGGTCCTGTAATCGGGCCCATGTGCATAGGAGGCGTAAAAATCGAGGAGTCCAGAGCCCATATACTCAAGGTGCTTGGAGTTGCCGATTCCAAGAAACTGACGCCGAAAAAAAGGGAGCAGCTCGCATCCCAGATCAAAAAACACGCCGACGGTTTCTTCATCCTTGAGATCACCCCTGCTCAGATTGACGAACTCCGGAAAATTATGAGTATGAACGAGATCATGGTTATCTGTTTTGCAAAAGTTCTCGAACAGCTGAAACCGGATATCGTATATGCCGATGCTGCAGACGTAAAAGCCGAACGCTTTGCCGAAAACCTCCGCAGGCAGTACGCAAAAACCAACCCTGCCCACGCAAAGAAAATAGAAATCATCTCTATGCACCAGGCCGATGCAATATATCCTGTAGTCTCGGCAGCCTCGATCATTGCAAAAGTACGCAGGGACGAACTCATCGAAGAGATCAAAAAAGAATGGAGCGTAGACTTCGGAAGCGGTTATCCCTCAGATCCTAAAACAAAAGCTTTTCTCTTGAAATGGGGAAAAGAACACGACGGGAAGTTCCCAGAAATTGTCAGACAGTCCTGGCAAACCGTAGAAAACATAAGGGAAGAACTGGAAAAAGCCGGAAAAAAGTGA
- a CDS encoding right-handed parallel beta-helix repeat-containing protein produces the protein MKGKAILNAFLIFLFILGSVTISTAAAVISVDSNGGGNYISIQEAVNNAQEGDTILVNPGIYKENVKVEKKVSILANSSSEAPGKRIYVLGTVLDEEVFYVNSSNVTIDGFFISGVSSGGDKYEVGIYLEGVENCSLSNNALIMNDVGISLTGAKENYLVNNLVSLGYQGIALENSEDNTLLGNLMLTNDMGILLYNSANNTLMNNTADSNTKGVSLEASDMNALTSNTISKNEYGIFTLKSKSNVLFNNSLYLNGVGAYFNDSSDNTVYMNDFVNYINAEDEGTNFWNTSSTGNYWDKYSGDDANGDRIGDTPYVINETTGSKDYMPLMNETSSYEVSENESEVDGNETFVTN, from the coding sequence ATGAAAGGAAAAGCAATTCTGAATGCTTTTTTAATTTTCCTCTTCATACTCGGATCAGTCACAATCTCGACAGCCGCTGCGGTTATTTCCGTAGATTCAAATGGGGGAGGAAACTACATCTCTATTCAGGAAGCTGTTAATAATGCACAGGAAGGAGACACGATTCTCGTAAACCCCGGAATATATAAGGAAAACGTAAAGGTCGAAAAGAAAGTTTCAATTCTTGCAAACTCCTCGTCAGAGGCTCCGGGAAAACGCATTTATGTACTGGGTACGGTTTTGGATGAAGAAGTTTTTTACGTTAACTCAAGCAACGTCACAATAGACGGCTTCTTTATTTCCGGTGTGTCTTCCGGAGGGGACAAATATGAGGTAGGGATTTACCTTGAAGGAGTTGAAAACTGCTCGTTGAGCAACAACGCTCTGATAATGAATGATGTGGGAATTTCTCTCACAGGAGCTAAGGAAAACTACCTGGTCAATAACCTTGTAAGTCTGGGATATCAGGGGATTGCTCTTGAGAATTCTGAAGATAACACACTGTTAGGCAACCTTATGCTAACAAATGATATGGGAATCCTGCTGTATAACTCTGCAAATAACACCCTTATGAACAACACAGCTGACTCAAATACAAAAGGAGTTTCCCTTGAAGCGTCCGACATGAACGCTCTGACGTCAAACACGATTTCTAAGAACGAGTATGGAATCTTTACCCTGAAGTCTAAGTCCAATGTTCTGTTTAATAATTCCTTATACCTGAATGGTGTTGGAGCATACTTTAATGATTCCTCTGATAACACGGTCTACATGAACGATTTCGTCAACTACATCAATGCTGAGGATGAGGGTACTAACTTCTGGAACACCAGTTCAACAGGCAACTACTGGGACAAATATTCGGGAGACGACGCTAATGGAGACCGTATAGGTGACACTCCGTACGTTATCAATGAAACAACCGGGAGTAAAGATTACATGCCTCTGATGAATGAAACTTCTTCATATGAGGTTTCCGAAAACGAGAGTGAAGTTGATGGTAACGAGACATTTGTAACGAATTAA
- a CDS encoding MBL fold metallo-hydrolase, with translation MKLTVLVDNNTLIDRYFFAEPGLSFLLEDSGTRVLFDTGYSDIFLKNARKMGLSLLDLDYLVLSHGHLDHSWGLEPLIRLFTEAGIERLPGRSPVLVAHPLAFESKKIEGIGEIGSLFTPKKLSEHFRLQLSGTPFWLSERLVFLGEIPRNFTFEAEAAIGYVRDIKGNKIPDLLPDDTALVYRAETGLVIITGCSHSGICNITEYAKEVCGDSRVLDIVGGFHLLEPSKERMRGTLDYLKKLDPECIHACHCTDLNSKIELSKVCRLKEVGVGLQIEYF, from the coding sequence ATGAAACTCACCGTCCTTGTTGATAATAACACCCTTATTGACAGGTATTTCTTTGCCGAGCCCGGTTTGTCTTTTCTGCTGGAGGATTCGGGTACCAGAGTTCTTTTTGATACCGGGTATTCGGATATCTTCCTTAAAAACGCCCGGAAAATGGGGCTTTCACTTCTGGATCTTGATTACCTGGTCCTCTCCCACGGGCACCTGGACCACAGCTGGGGACTCGAACCTCTGATCCGTTTATTCACGGAAGCAGGGATAGAGAGGCTGCCCGGCAGATCTCCGGTTCTCGTTGCCCATCCCCTGGCCTTCGAAAGCAAAAAAATTGAAGGGATAGGGGAAATCGGAAGTCTGTTCACTCCCAAAAAGCTTTCAGAACACTTCAGGTTACAGCTCTCAGGTACTCCCTTCTGGCTTAGCGAGAGGCTCGTTTTCCTTGGGGAAATTCCCAGGAACTTCACTTTTGAGGCAGAGGCAGCTATCGGATATGTGCGGGACATCAAGGGGAACAAAATTCCCGACCTACTTCCGGACGATACGGCACTCGTATACAGGGCAGAAACAGGGCTAGTAATTATTACGGGCTGTTCTCATTCCGGGATCTGCAATATTACCGAATATGCAAAAGAAGTCTGCGGAGACAGCAGGGTCCTTGATATAGTAGGCGGCTTTCATCTCCTGGAACCCTCAAAAGAACGGATGCGCGGGACCCTTGACTACCTTAAAAAACTTGACCCCGAATGCATCCATGCCTGCCACTGTACGGACTTAAACTCAAAAATCGAGCTTTCAAAGGTTTGCAGGCTTAAGGAAGTGGGAGTCGGGCTGCAGATTGAATACTTTTAA
- the purQ gene encoding phosphoribosylformylglycinamidine synthase subunit PurQ, producing the protein MKIAIIQFGGTNCDMDVLHVLKDVVGVDAETVWYKEENLTGFDGVVVPGGFSYGDYLRAGAIAARTPIMDSVKKIAAEGKPVLGICNGFQVLTEARLLAGALTTNEYPKFRCHWTNLRVETADTPFTSKFRKGEVIRMPIAHMEGKFYAEESTLAELDENEQVVFRYVDEKGRVTDEANPNGSLENIAGILNASRNILGLMPHPERASESILGSDDGRKVFESMADYITENF; encoded by the coding sequence ATGAAGATTGCCATTATTCAGTTCGGAGGCACAAACTGTGATATGGACGTCCTGCATGTCCTTAAAGACGTGGTTGGTGTGGATGCCGAAACTGTCTGGTACAAAGAAGAAAACCTTACCGGCTTTGACGGAGTCGTTGTCCCGGGAGGCTTTTCCTACGGAGACTACCTCCGGGCAGGGGCAATTGCGGCCCGCACTCCGATTATGGATTCCGTAAAAAAAATCGCAGCCGAAGGAAAACCCGTGCTCGGGATCTGCAACGGTTTCCAGGTGCTGACCGAAGCCAGGCTCCTTGCAGGGGCTCTTACCACAAACGAATATCCTAAGTTCAGGTGCCACTGGACCAATCTCAGGGTCGAGACGGCTGATACCCCCTTTACCTCGAAGTTCAGAAAAGGCGAGGTTATAAGGATGCCCATCGCCCACATGGAAGGCAAGTTCTACGCCGAAGAATCTACCCTTGCAGAACTTGACGAAAACGAGCAGGTTGTCTTCCGTTACGTGGACGAAAAAGGAAGAGTAACGGATGAAGCCAACCCTAACGGTTCCCTGGAAAATATCGCAGGAATATTAAACGCATCAAGAAACATTCTCGGCCTCATGCCCCATCCGGAAAGAGCTTCCGAATCAATCCTTGGCTCTGATGACGGAAGAAAGGTCTTCGAGTCCATGGCGGATTATATTACTGAAAACTTCTAA